Proteins encoded together in one Mercenaria mercenaria strain notata chromosome 18, MADL_Memer_1, whole genome shotgun sequence window:
- the LOC123539100 gene encoding versican core protein-like, producing MLMLKTMQYPIVIAFTFSTMLSHIACAPVTSYGDSASNNINGQTLIDVGSKFNISILEVIGKAIKNIENDDKEPEEDICRHYPCNDWSEWSDCDVSADKYGEVGAKSRTRICGGNTTHCERYKISKLVYAYEVCEKVCPTDYTVTKNGFCLKYYAGPKTWDEAEAMCRTDGGHLVHVDSEIKAHDVNITLAANSLSGISFDKAWIDGRRSVQGGSWAYGYKSTDSSFVYWGDNDPDNGATELCMVYQRNPYADSNMWRWYDYI from the coding sequence atgttaATGCTAAAAACGATGCAGTACCCAATCGTTATTGCTTTTACTTTTTCTACCATGCTGTCACATATAGCATGTGCGCCCGTCACCAGCTACGGAGACAGCGCAAGTAACAACATAAACGGGCAAACGCTGATCGACGTTGGTTCAAAATTCAACATTTCTATCTTGGAAGTGATTGGAAAAGCTATAAAGAATATAGAAAACGATGATAAGGAGCCAGAAGAAGACATTTGTCGTCATTATCCATGTAACGACTGGAGCGAGTGGTCAGACTGCGATGTTAGCGCTGATAAATATGGAGAGGTTGGGGCTAAATCACGCACCAGAATTTGTGGAGGCAATACTACACACTGTGAGcggtacaaaatatcaaaactagtGTATGCGTATGAGGTGTGTGAGAAAGTTTGTCCTACTGATTATACTGTAACCAAGAATgggttttgtttgaaatattatgCTGGACCGAAGACATGGGACGAAGCTGAAGCAATGTGTCGAACTGATGGAGGGCATCTCGTGCATGTTGACTCTGAAATCAAAGCGCATGACGTGAACATCACTCTTGCAGCCAATTCGTTATCGGGTATCAGTTTCGATAAGGCCTGGATAGATGGCCGTAGATCCGTTCAAGGTGGTTCTTGGGCGTATGGATATAAATCTACGGATTCGTCATTCGTATACTGGGGTGACAATGATCCCGATAATGGAGCTACCGAGTTATGTATGGTGTATCAGAGAAATCCCTACGCAGACTCAAATATGTGGCGTTGGTACGATTATATTTAA